The nucleotide sequence AAGACAAATTAAATTTATCTTAAGTACCCATGGGGTACAGAAGATGGTGATATTAAGGGAAGACCCATAAATTATGAGCTAAACCAcccttattcatttttttttaaagaaaaactgaGTGGCACTGATGCTGGTGACTCTCAATTCAGCTGTTTTGAAATCGGGAATAGATTTCTGTTTAGTAAGGGCATTTATTTCTGATGGTGTGGCCACCCACTGTGTGGGTGCACCATTTCTATCATATTGTAAAACATGCTtggatattttttgaaaattatcCGTGGAATAGGTAACGATAATTATTGGTACACATTATTGTATAAAATGTCCAAGCATTTAAAGCTGCAGAAAGCTATAAATGTAAATATCAGAACCACAGAGATCATGAGATGTTCACAAACTGGACATGAAAAAAATCTTTGTATTAACATTGTGTGATCAAAATAGGAAAATAACAGAGAAGTTTTTGAGGCCCAAGGCTAAAGAGAGGCTGCCTGCCAATCAAAGTAATGTCATCTGGTAAAGCAACACCTTCTATAATAAGCTCACAGTCAAGTCAGCATGATGGCTTTTTCTTGATCCTTACAATAAACCCAGTGATTATCTGTACATTAAATGTCAGAACAGCTGCATCTATCTGTCATGGATGTAGATAGGCATGTACTTTGAGAATTGTTTTATCTTCACATTGTCCTGTGACTCTTAATTAAATCAGCAATGCTtttttaatttgtatttttttactttttaaacaaagcattctttttttaaataaggtaAAAGACTAACCTTTGATCGCCTGCAGCAGTGAGCCCCTCACAAGAGACAGGTGCTTTGTCCAGTTGAAAACATGGGTGTTCTCAATTATCAGTTCAGAATCTGGTTTAAAAATTCCTTCCATATCacaagctttttttaaaattggttATAGAGTTGGGGCAGTGAGAAGCCAGTCCCTAACTTATAATATTGTCCAATAGTCCACTTTCTCTAACATTTTCACAAGATAAAGGATGAGTCATAGCAAGTATCACATCCAAAATGATTTGTAATCATTTAAAATGTGTTTCCAgttcaaaaaaaaacttttggtcATCTTTTTGTGGTGTTGCTCCATCGTTCTGTGGTGTCAATTTTTAGTACTTCACAGTTCATGTGTCGAACTTCTGGCATTGAATCCAAATCTTCATTTGTTCTCAGAGAACCCAGTTTTTTTTGTTGCAGCTTTTACTGTTCAGGATAAATATGCACAGgtttgaaaataattattttacagCAGTAATAAAAAAACAATGCATTCACTTAGGTCATTACAAATATGTTTAAGGAGATCCTCGAGTAAATTCCTTTGGATCTTTGCCTACTCAAATGCAAATGCTTACTTTGCTCAATTGCAACACGTTAAATTGATTCACAATATACTTTCACAGCTCTACCAGCAAAGAGAGAGCCTAGTACTTCTCCAAATGTGGAAAATCGATACAAAAAACTGGAGTTACTGATTTCAATCTCCAGTAATGTGAAGTAAATAAGAGACGCTCCATTTATCTAAATATACTGTTTAGTTAAATTCTCGCACGATCTGTTCGAATTTTGTTTCGTGAAGACATTAAAAAACTATATTGTGACCAGAGGTGTGCCACGTTATCTAAATATGTGCTCTAATTTTGTCTTCATTACCAAAGGACTCTTCAAACCAACATTGTTAGATTGTCTTGTTCCCCTCTCTGAAGGTAGCTACACGGCCAACTCTTGCGAACCATCATCACCACCGGCGTTATCTGCGTGTTTCAATCATTTCCCACCCATCCCATTCACTTGCcgcttcattttaaaaaaatattccagAAAACACAAAACGTTGAAGAAATAAAgcagaaaacagaaaaaaaatattAAACAGTCCACGATCTTTCTTCTTCACTGCAAAAATAAATTAAGCCGGGCTATTTCACACCTTCCTCCAcgtaaacaattcaagaaaaaaaTACTCATGGAATTTGAAGATTTCACATTTGTTTCCAATGACACAAAGGCACAACAAATACAACACGGAATTGTTTGAACTATGCACATGCTCGAATCTCTAGCTGTCTTATCTGTGCACCTGGAGCAAACTGATGGCGTTGTCCCATCACAcacgcctccccccccaccccaacccaagtTTAAGAAACGGCGCCAAAGTTGTGCACCCAACCCTCTCAGAGTTTTGATAAAGATTCATGTATAAAATTTGCATTTTCTCCTTGCCTAACTATTCCAGCCTGGATGGGTTTGTGCAAATGATGTgtgttttattttgttgttaaaaCATGTCCTTCTACGGGGTGGTCTCTAATGTGGGGAAAGTCGGATCGAGCGCCCTGTtggtcggggtggagggggggggctacaggtccGTCTCTGTGTTTGGGTCCAGACACAGTGCGTACAGGGATTTCCTGATGTCCGGGGCGCTGTTAGCCTTCAGGTGGGCCCCCGCGCCGTTGACGCCGTCGCTGTTCTCCAAGGGCTTGCCCAGGGAGCTCCTGCTCCTCTTCAGCTCCTCCGAGGGGCTGGCCTCACTCggcggctcgtccttcaggtactGGGCCTGCTCCTCGTTGTCCGTCTCCCGGTGGTAGAAGTAGTTGAAGTTGGAGACGATGACGGGCACGGGCAGGGCGATGGTCAGCACACCGGCGATGGCGCACAGCGAGCCCACGATCTTGCCGCCCACGGTGACCGGCTTCATGTCGCCGTAGCCCACCGTGGTCATGGTGACCACCGCCCACCAGAAGGCGTCGGGGATGCTGGAGAAGTGCGAGCGCGGCTCGTCCGCCTCGGCGAAGTAGACGGCGCTGGAGAAGAGGATGACCCCGATGAAGAGGAAGAAGATGAGCAAGCCCAGCTCCCTCATGCTGGCCTTGAGGGTCTGGCCCAGGATCTGAAGCCCCTTGGAGTGACGGGAAAGCTTGAAGATGCGGAAGACCCGCACCAGGCGGATGACCCGCAGGATGGCCAGGGACATGGCCTGCTGCCCGTTGGACTGTTCCTCGGCCAGCTCGGTGCCCAGGGTGATGAAGTAAGGGAAGATGGCCACGATGTCGATGATGTTCATGATGTCCCGGGCGAAGACTGCCTTGCTGGGGCAGGCCAGGAAGCGGACCAGCAGCTCCAGGGTGAACCACACCACGCAGGTGGTCTCGATGATGAAGAAGGGGTCGGCCAGGCCGCCGCCGCCCCCGGGACCCTGGGTGCCGTTGCCGGCGGTCCGGCTGGCGCTGCGGTCGTCGCGGAACTCGGGCAGGGTCTCCAGGCAGAAGATGATGATGGAGATAACGATGACCAGCACCGAGACGATGGCGATGCCCCGGGCCGGGCTGGAGCTCTCCGGGTACTCGAAGAGGAGCCACATCTGCTTCTGGAACTCGTTGAGGGGCAGCGGCTTCTCCTCCTCCTTGATGAAGCCCTCGTCCTCGCGGAAGCGCTCCATGGCCTCGGGTCCCAGCTTGTAGAAGCGGATCTCGTCCGCGAACATGTCGATGGAGACGTTGACCGGCCGGCGGATCCGGCCGCCCGACTGGTAGAAGTACAGGATGCCGTCGAAGCAGGGCCGGTTGCGGTCGAAGAAGTACTCGTTCTTAAGCGGGTCGAAGTACCTCATGCGCTTCTCGGGGTCGCCCAGCAGGCTGTCCGGGAACTGGCTCAAGGTGCTCAGCTGGGTCTCGTACCTCAGCCCCGCGATGTTGATGACCACCCGCTCGGAGCGGTTCACCTCCAGCGGCGGCGGGTTGTCCAgcagcagcggcggcggcggccccgccGCGTTCATGTCGTTCATCTCGCCCGCCCACGGGCAGGGCGAGGCGGCTGCGGGCTCCGGCCACTGAccgcccgggggcggggggccaGCGCTCACCGGCGAGTGGATGCTGCTgccgctgcctcctcctcctcctcctctctggggGCTGCACACAGCCGCGCCGCCGTCCTGCAACCTCACCAGGGCTATCTCCATCCCCCAGCCATTAAATATTCAACAGCCTCGCCCCCGAGCCCCGCAGCCGGCCGCCGCACATCAGCCAGGCGGGCTGCTGGAGAGCGCTGAGGCGGAGGAGGAGCAGAATCTGAAGAGCAGAGGAAATCAGAACCGGTCCCTAACCAccccacagggagacacagagatacaTCAAACCATTGGTTACGGGAGCGGAACCCGGATGAGCAACAAATAAATCAttactccatctctctctctctccctctgacgTCGAATGCTTCAGATGAAGGGCGCAGTtatcatctccccctccccaactccagcatcttcccaaacCCTGCTCCGTCACCCTGCCACTGATCACCCAATACCCTGCCCCAAACCTTAAACCTAACCCCGTTCCCTCACCCGCTCGATCCCTACCccgtccctaaccctaacctccaTCGTTACCTtaaccgtaccccccccccccccccccgtccaaagGGGTCGAGATATCCCGGGTATCTGCCACGAACCAGAGACTGCTGAGCAACAAACCTGGACACCATCCTcaatcaccaccctctccccttctctGGCTTGTGCACAAAATCGAGTCCAGGAATGAACCAGGCaggtggattttgtttttgaagtcAAAATGCATGTTCTGGATGTGGTTTTATTTCTCAAAGCACGGTGATCAAATGGCTTCCTATCGTTTTGTCAGATCAGTGCTTCAAGGTTCTGTCACTTGGTGGAACGTCGAGGGGTGCCTCAGTGACAAGGAATTTGATCGCCACCGAACTAAAATTAATCACAAAAATAAATCATGTAAAAAGATCCCGATCGACTGATCTGCTGTTGGTATTTCTGACTCCAACAAAGTGCATCCAGCCTTCTATTGTCAGAACTATCCCATTCAAACCCAACACCTCAAAAAGTTTAACTGTAAACATACTTGGTTTGTAGCCATGCTCAGCCCTTAAATGTTGAACTATTTACATCTTCTAAGCCCAGGACTTTGATAGTGTGCATAATGCATAAACTGTGTGGAAACACAGTTTTagcctttaaaaataaattcttttTTAGCCCTCTCTTCAGGCAATGCTTCTTCAAACACTGCCTGACCAGCAGTCATCTCCTGAGTTTTAGGAATCCCCACAGGTGAAGTTTTAGacatatagggcagcatggtagcacagaggttaacacaattgctttacagctccagagtcccaggttcgattcccggcttgggccactgtgtggagtctgcatgttctccccgtgtctgtgtgggttgcctccgggtgctccggtttcctcccacagtccaaagatgtgcaggttgggtggattggccatgctaaattgcccttcgtgtccaatattgccctttgtgttgggtggggttactgggttatggggatagggtgctctttccaagagctggcgcaaactcgatgggccattcctccttctgcactgtaaattctatgattgtcaaGAATGGCTGCACAATTTGATTCCTCCCAAAGTGAAATCTATTTTCCCAGAAGATTGAGAAGCAAAATGAACCAACTTCTTTAaatgattctggtgggaaaaataaTATGTTGATTTAGGAAATtcatacaatggttagcacagctgcctcacagcggcaggggcctgggttcaattccggcattgtccaaacagtctgtgcggagtctgcatgttctccgtgtctgcatggatttcctccgggtgctccggtttcctgctacagtccaaagatgtgaaggttaggtgaattgaccgtgataaattgacccttaatgtccagggatgtgcagttaggttatggggctagggtgggatGGACAGGGGAGTGGATATGTACACCATGCCTATttgaagggccgatgcagacttgatgggccgaatggcctccttctgcactctcgggattctctgattcaccGATTTGCGAAAAGATTAAAAAGTTCATTCCACCAAATCATGATTTTAAGAgactcttagccaataggaattgAGAGCAGGCTTCTCGGGATCTTCCCTACTTCCTGCGGAGGATGTGTAAAATTCCAATTTTGGGATGGATTTGGCACAGAAAAGCAGGGTGCAAATGGTTGCAGCCGGCACCAATCTGTCCCCTTGCACCCCCAGAGGAGGAATTAATCTCATTGATGGCCTGTCTCTTTGTAAATGCCCATCCCCAGCCTGGTCTTGGTTTAAAGTGATGCGGACAAGTAAGCCTGGTACTCACGTAGGAATTGGTTGTGCCGAATAAGGGAAATCCCATGTTGATTTGTGCGATGAGGAAAATGGGAACGTACCCGAACATTTCAGAATGTGCGCCAGACCACCCGATATGAGCTCCCGGTTTCTGTTCTCTATGGACAACTCAACTTACCTTTCCATTCAAGTCAATGGAAATGATTTCAATGCAAAGAAAATCGAGAATGGTGTATAATGTGCCGATCCACTATCACGTGTTTGCACCATCATTGAAAGTTAAAAACAGGCTTCCAGCGACAATGATTCAGAATCACACATGaaggaaagagaccattcagtccaccaTGCACGTTCAGTCACTTTGAAAGAGCTACCCATACACTTCCATTATTCTCCTGGCCATTACATGTACCCTTTCATTCCATTTTCAAATATTCATCTACTTTGCTTTTTGAATAGCCACCATGGGTTCTGCCTTCACGGCTGTCTCTCCTCGGGATTTCATGTCATGATACCTCAGGaccagattttattttaaaacactCAAGTTTGAGAATCTCCATCAGAGCTCCTCTTCCCCTTCCTCACTCTAATGAAAGGAACCTCAGTTTCTCTGGTTGTACCTCATAACTGAAGCCTTGTATAATCTTAGTGACCTCCTCCACACCTCTCTGCAGCCTTCACTTTCTTGCTGAAGCATTGAGCCCAAACCTGAACATAAAATTCCAACTATGGTCTATATTGTTTTCTGATGTGATCCTATCGTTTTCTTGCCTTTGTATGAAGTGCGCATGTTTCTAAAGGATCCTCTGTACTTTTTGACAGCTTTATCAGATTTTTCTTACTTTTGAAGATTTGTGGACTTAAGAACCACTTTTTAAGTGCTCCTTTATTCTTTTAAAAGTTTTGCCAGTCAGTTTGTATACCTTCTTATTCTTCCTCGTAAAAAGACATTGAAATGGAATAATCCCTGAATCAGAGAGTCCCTCTAGAACTGCCAGCAACTAACAAGGCCAAAGGTAGAATCAAAGTTATTTGGCCAACCTCATTTGTTTAGTATCAGTGAGCTGCAGGGGCTGATCTTAGCCCAAGGCAACCCACCACTCATAAGTTGAACGCAGATTGGCTGGCTTGAATGCTGGCTGAGACAGAAGCAGAGtccaggagggggagagagagatagtcaTGACATTAACAGGACATTGCATTGCAGGCAGAAGGCTTCATTTTGGGATATGCAAAGGGCCTAACACCTATTTCAGGCTTGGACTCCGGGCATCCATACAAGAATGAGTATGGAAGCTGGAGAACTTCCAGTATGGAAGGGGGGCATGTACAACTCTTGTCATATTCATTGTCTAGGCATCAGTTTTCCACCACTAACCCTCTTTCTCTTCAGCGATCACTCACTAACAAGTATgactgtccacctaagaaacagCATGTTACTGGTAAAGGGTTCTATGGGtttttgcatggctgatgagcccaatcctagagccgcatcttcaaccacacacttggcaggtgtttccggagGTTGGATTGCTCCTTGGACAGGTCACTGGTATTCCTTTTTCAAGGTCTTTTTCAGTGCCTCCTCTTATCATTGGGTGTCCTTGAAGAACTGTGTCCCTTCAACcaagaggttcctccaagtaggtctcttctgagcaagggtttcctgggcattgacgtctatgttgcatttcttgaggaaaGCCTTCAGTATatctttgaagcacttcctttgtACTCCTCTTGTTCAGATGCCTTCTTaagctgggcaaagaagatttgctttggcagtgggGACTCTGCCATCCTAAAAACTTGGCTGACCCAgaagagttggttttggatgatcatggcctcaatcaTGGCGCTCTTGGCTCATTCAAAGATACTGATGTTAGTACGCCCGTCCCAGCTGATGCAGCAAACCCAtttcagacagcattgatggtacctctccaggccCTTGAGGTGGCATCAGTatgtagtccaagtttctgagccatattgaagagttggggggggggggggggggggggggggcaactgcctTTTACATGAGGATCTTGGTGTTTGCACAGATGTAACCGTTGACAAAGAATCTTGCCCTCAGACATCTGAAGGAGGTGCTCGAGGTTTGAATACAATGTTGGATATCTGTGTCGATTCAGCCTTAGAGGATAGATGGCTCCCTAGTTATAGGAAATGTTCCACATGTGGGAGGGTTTTTCCATTGATCCTGATCGAGGGAGAGACCAGATCTTGCCATGGGAtgggttggtaaaggacttgagtcttccTGAGATTGAGACTGAGACTGATTCCTTGATATGCTTCTgcgaaggtgtcaagcatggagattctcttctgagagagtggagatggtgatATCATCCACACACTGAAGTTCCACAAGCAATGTCAGTGTgtgtcattttcttcttggatttcaacaggTTGAGGTTGAAAaactttctatccaccctgtcgaaGATGTCGACTCAACTGGGAAACttgctcttgacaaggtgaaggatggtggcgatgaagatggagaaaagagtGGGGGAAAGATGCATctctgcttgactccagtcttgacttCTAAGGTTTGTGTCTTATTTCCACCAGTGAGGACTGTTGCCAATATCTtgttgtggaggagtcggaggatgttgatgaatttctctgggccGCCGGCCTTTTGACAGGGCAGTCCATAGCACTTCCCGATTGACTGAGgtaaaagccttggtcagatcaatGAAAGTggttggtgttgctcctggcattctcCTTAAGTGGTCGAGCAGAGAAAATCATGTCCGCTGTTCCATGCGTTGGTCAAAAGCCACACTGACTTTCCAGAATTATTTCTTCAGAGACTGTGAGAAGGCAGCTAGCAAGGATTTGGACAATGATCATCCTGGCGATGGAgagcagggagattctttgatagTTCCCACAGTCCACTTTGTCTTCTTTCTTGAAAATTGTGGCAATGACGGCATACCTGAGGtaagcaggaatttcttctctatcCCAGAGTTTTACCACAGCTGATGGTGGTGACAGGTGATCTcttctcca is from Scyliorhinus canicula chromosome 11, sScyCan1.1, whole genome shotgun sequence and encodes:
- the LOC119973327 gene encoding potassium voltage-gated channel subfamily A member 1-like, with the protein product MEIALVRLQDGGAAVCSPQRGGGGGGSGSSIHSPVSAGPPPPGGQWPEPAAASPCPWAGEMNDMNAAGPPPPLLLDNPPPLEVNRSERVVINIAGLRYETQLSTLSQFPDSLLGDPEKRMRYFDPLKNEYFFDRNRPCFDGILYFYQSGGRIRRPVNVSIDMFADEIRFYKLGPEAMERFREDEGFIKEEEKPLPLNEFQKQMWLLFEYPESSSPARGIAIVSVLVIVISIIIFCLETLPEFRDDRSASRTAGNGTQGPGGGGGLADPFFIIETTCVVWFTLELLVRFLACPSKAVFARDIMNIIDIVAIFPYFITLGTELAEEQSNGQQAMSLAILRVIRLVRVFRIFKLSRHSKGLQILGQTLKASMRELGLLIFFLFIGVILFSSAVYFAEADEPRSHFSSIPDAFWWAVVTMTTVGYGDMKPVTVGGKIVGSLCAIAGVLTIALPVPVIVSNFNYFYHRETDNEEQAQYLKDEPPSEASPSEELKRSRSSLGKPLENSDGVNGAGAHLKANSAPDIRKSLKSCNKKNWVL